The sequence GAGATTTTGTTTCGAATATGGGACCTTTCATTTAGAGTTTAGACTATAAACCAACGAGGGCTTACCTTTATCTAtcttaatattaatattaatattataaatcttATATACGAATAATTGAATTATTATTAGGTTACATGGCATCTAGTATGAAAAATGTGACCTAAAATATATTCAATCATGATACGTAtttctcaaaaatatattttttgatagGGTGGTAGCCTACCATACCCTATGcatcattatattatattattaaccAACCAAGAGGTCCAcgtgaaaaattacataaacaaaCAGGTAACAGTACATTGATTAGTATTCTACATCTCACTCCTGGTTTGGCATATTCCTTCGAACATCCCTTCTTTGCGAATTTTTATGCCATCAATTTGTTATTACCTTTTTGGATAAAAAGTGGCTTTGCGTGAAAGTAGACTTTTTACGGTTTCACAATTTCCACCTTTTGTAAAGGGATTCCAGTATCATCCACGTCTCGAaggaaatattttcaaattcatAAAAAGTTTGTCACCAAACTATACATTAGCCCAATCCGAGATTGCCCATCTAAAGCCACTGAagataatttatatatatgcgGTTCAAAAGATAAAATTACCACCAACTATAGGTACAGCTCACGGTTCGAGTTACACTGGATGTGGATGTGGatgtgtaaaaaaaataatttaccaGACTGGTTTTCCCCAGTTTTCCAAATAATTAAGCCAGGGTTGCTCTTTTGCCCTTTGCATCCCTCGACTGCGTGAAATGCGACAAGTAAAAAATCATGTAAGTTGTTGAACAATCAGCACTTGTTCCGCATGTTACTTCGTGTGTGCAAGTGTGTGTGCATTTGTAGCGTGAAGAGAAGAGAGAGACCTGTGCCGTGACAGATCGCTTTGCATCAAGAAACTGGCCGTAAATGTCGTATAATCTCCGCTTCTCGGCATCTGCAACTGATGGTTTAGCCATGGATGCAACGGACTTTAAAAGAGCATCGGTGATCACTGGCATCTTTCCAGACGTGTTGCCACCTTCGCTGTCCAGAAGCTTGTGGACTGCTTCAAGCTGTGTATCTGAAAGGAGAGCTTGAAGGTCAGCTCCACTAAAGCCTTCGGTCACATAAGCTACATCTTCCAGGTTTACATCACCAGCCATTGGTAACTGCGATCGAAAAAATGGAATTGAGGGATCACGAAGAATGGGGTTGTGAGGGTTCAAATGTAAGGCGATGGTCACTTATTCACATAACATCCGGTGAAAGCTAATGTCTAGCACTTGACGAAACCATCATGTAGGAATAATCCATATTCTATGCAAAAATGTCGACTTGAGATATCATAGCCACGAAATGAGTTAATTGTTTGAGCCTTCGAGAGTCTATGGTAACCTTGCAAATACTGGCATAACCCAGTTCGGCAGTTCCAACTGCAAGAGGCCAACATGGATAATTTGCACCGAAAAAAGGTGTCTTGTGACTAACCATGCTTTCCCTTCTACATTTTGCCTGTGTCCTCAGATTGGCAAGAAAAGAAAGAGGAAAGAAAAATCCAAATGACCTTGTTCCATAATTGCTCAAAAACCTCAGTAATTTGTTTAAATTAACTCAGAAAGTAGGCAAACAACCAGGATACGAATTAAGTTGGATCCAAGAACGAAGATTGCATttccaaacacaaaaacaaaaaactaaAGTTTATCAACTTTTAAGCATAGATACTTACCTTTCTTGAAAGGACTGCAAGGATATCCAATCTTTCTCGTCGTGATGGAAAGTCGCAAAATAAGAGGCGGTCCAGCCTGCCAGGCCGTAGAAGTGCAGCATCAAGCAAATCTGGTCGACTGTTCGGCATTAATCAAGTGCAAAGAGTCAACATCCATCAGAAAGCAATGTAAAAAGACCACTTAACCAGATACCGAATCTTCTATATGTATTTACATAACAAGTAATCATCACAAACAACATAAAGATAAGAATTCGTAACTTGGGACTGAAGCCTGGAGGTGTATTTACATAACAAGTaaatgaataaaacaaaactgCAAGCGATTTTCAAACAATGATCTCATCCTGCCTGTGGAAAGTCTATAAAGAAAGCTTAAAAAATATGGACTACAGTAAGTGGGTAGCAAGATCACCTTGTTGCAGCAAAAACAAAAACTCCAGTCAACACTTCAACTCCATCCAATTCTGTTAGAAACTGGTGAAAAGTACGATGATGAGGTCaagaaaagaaggaaaaaaGACAGAAAAGTATGGCAGAAATAGACAGGAGATAAAAGAACCAACTTGATTGACTACTCTATCAGTCACTCCGGTATTATCGTGCCCTCTTTTTGGAGCTATAGAATCAAATTCATCAAAAAAGAGAAGGCACGGTGCTGCGGCTGCTGCTTTAGAGAAGATATCTCGAACCTGCAACAATTAATAGAATTTAGTTGGCTGCCTACGGATTGTGACATCGGATGTTTTATTGCCGCTGTTTGTAAGAAAAATTAATCTACTTACAAGGTTATTGATGTTTATTCAAACAAACAACAAATCAGAACAAGCATGCTAAATGGTTCATCcttggccaaaataagtcaccACACATGATCTTTCTCCTTCCAAATCATAAATTAAACTTTCGATCCTGAAGTTTTTTGTGGGAAAATAAGGAAAAAGGAACCAGCTCATTATTCTTGTTTGTGTTTTCCTCATGTCCTAGGTCACTAGCTCTTAAATCATTAGAAGCATTTTTATGCCTCTCGGTCTTCTTTTCAAGATAAGGTCATTGTAGTTGACTGTAGACATCTCCAGAAGTTAAATCAATCCGCCAGTACAGTTGATATCTTCCGGGACCAACTAATTTAAGATCTAAACAGAAAACTAGAATTGACTTGCATGATGTTCACTTATTTTTGGTCCACGGGATTATTATTATGTTACTAAACATGGGAATTAGATTAGACGTGGCATCGCCAATTCAAATTCCACACTGGAACTTCAGGAGAACACCTCCAATAAATAATCAGCACTAAACATAATCACTCTTTTGAACTGCTTTACCCTTGTTTTACAATCAGTTTTATGATATTTCTGTAATTCTATTAGAAATTACTTCAGCATTCACAGTGGCTGCTGGTCAACCTATAAACCAGTGGTAGAAAGAAGAGAGAAAGAAATATgaataataaaagaaagaagGTAGAAAATGGAATAGCTTTAAAGTAGATAATGGGAAGTCTACTATGCAAAGAATGTCTTACTGCTTGTTCAGAAGCACCTATGTATTTATTGAGTAACTCAGGCCCTTTCACTGATATGAAGCGTAGTGAACAGGCTGCAGCAGCAGCACCAACAATATGGGTTTTACCACAACCAGGGGGACCATATAATAGAACATTGGACCGCATTCTCAATGGAGCTTGTGCAAAGATATTTGGAAATTTTGATGGTAGCTCAATCATCTGATGACAGAAATAGGAAACATTATAAATGCTTTAAACTAACTCAGAATTTTCAAAGTCATTATGAACAAAAGCGCGTAGCTTGAAAAGATGTAATAACCTACACACTGCACCACTACTAGTTAAAAACATTGACCAAATTAATTATACACACAATCCAAAAGTTTTGAGAAAAAAGTCACCCCAAAAGAAGAATGACTTGAATGATAAATATTAATTTGTAAAATTTCATTTCTAGGGGCAAAATACTAACTGAAAAACAGATTTTCTAGTATTTCAAATACAACTTCAGGATTAAAATCTTTTTAGTCTACACTACCTGCACAAAAGATTTACCTCTTTAATAGCATTCCTAATATCGTTAAGGCCTCCAACATCCTCCCAACCAGAGCGACCACCATCAGTAGACGGTTTAGTGATGTCACGCATGGCCACCGGAAGGAAATTTTGCAATGCTTGCATGAAGTCTTCCTTGACCAAAGAAGGTTTCTCATTTTGTACAGAATTCGAGTTAGCAGACAATAATCGACCAATGGCAGCATGCACAGTTCTGTCGACCAGTATTTCCTGCAGTGGAGACgtttttatctaatatatctcCTCGTCGACTTCGGCATAATAATTTTTCGTAAGAATTCCAAATCCAAAATTTACAGAAATACTACAGTAATCTAAATTTCAGTCATATTTTAGTCAGTTGCTTCCAAATTTAAGTATCAATCAAGTACCAGGTCATAAGCGTCATATCCATCACATTTGGATGAAATATCTAACAGCAAATCATCAGAGCACTGCAAGGATCTCTTTCGGATCTCATATTTCAATATCGCAGAACGTTCTGCGGCAGCAGGTACCACCAGTTTAACATGAAAGTCAAATCTTCCTGAATCCAGTTAGTTTATTTGTAAGGTTGAGcgattcaacaaaaaaaatttacaggATACTTTTCATGGCATTCTGCTGTCAACAAAATGAATGGTAACTAACCAGAAGAGCTCAAGCTCTGTGGGACACCAGTTAGGGACTGGGAAGTGGCAATAAATGCTATGGGGCCAATTCCACATGTGGCCCTTCTCTTTTCCTGATACAAACCAAAACACGTAAATTTCTGTCCAAATTTGTATCATAACCTGCCCAGTGTACGTGTCCTAAATAGAAGATACTATAGCCAAAGAAAATTGTGACGGCTGCAGTATAACAAAAACTACATGCCAGATGAGACATTATATATGCATTGGGAGACGGAATACTGATGGAGCAGAAGAAAGCATAAaggtcaaaaagatcatcaacAGTCGCACACTGCTCAACTAACACCAACAAGGAGAGGGAAAACAGACGAAATTTTCCATCCATCCAGAAACAATTCAGCGTCAAGTCATTTTTTCAAGTGCAAGTTTTAGAATGGTAACAAAAAGACAACACATTAGCATTGGAAAGGAAAATGTGAAAGTATAAAGAACTTGCCTCGTATTCATCTAATATATCTGTAAAAAACTCTATGAGCGCTGCAGATGTTTGAGATTGAGATCCCTCGAAGTCCGAGGAAGGTGCAATAATGCTATCAAGATCGTCAAAGATGATGACAGAGGGTGAGTGATCTAAAGCCTCAGAAACATAACTTGACAGTGCTTTGTGTATATTCGAAGACTTCTCCAAAGCTAGTCTAGAACAAGATACAAACACTctgcaaaataaattttcaaattgaGAGAACATTCGGATTCACCATTTAACTTAATACGATTAAATTGAGATTTTACATAACCCATAGAGAAACGAGTAAAAATTTTACATATCTCAACATTTATACTGTGCTCCAAAACCACAAAAGTCCAAATTCCTAACAGAAAAGGACTCACACATGTGCCAAAATATCTTTACATCCTTCAATATATTTTGCAGAGGCTTTGGCCAATAATGATTTCCCAGAACCCTACACAACACAAAATCTTAAATAGTCAATATTAAAGCTTTGCTTGCATGTACAGGCATCTGTGTCATATCCTTGCTCTTTTCCCTGAGATAAGCTTATCATTGGGAATGCAATAGAAAATGAGAAATGATCATCATCATTTCAGGCACGCCGCTTTATGTTTCATCAGATGCCATCAAACCAGCTCAAGGCACCTATTAATCTTTTTATCCCATAAAGAAATACAAATAgaacagtaaaataaaataaaatacgttGTTGATCAATTTAACTTTCAGAGCTAATCAGTGACACAGAAATCCTCTTGGGtactaaaattacacaacatTTCAACATAGTCCTTAAAGTGAGTGTAAAAGTTATTTCTTATTGCTTTTCTCTATGGCCCTAGAAACaatgtttaaaataaaaaaaaaattaaaaaaaacgtgGTATACACTTAGTGATCGCATTCATGAGCAGGTCCTTTGCAGTACATTTTCTTTCTTTCCCCTACTTCATTTATCAGCGTCTCCTTTCACACAGCAATCTCAATAAATTCCAAACACCCAGCAAGGAGCATAGGAAATAGTGAAGCTAACCATATCAGATTACATAGAAACTTTCATTCTCATTGATCATTGACCTTAGTAACAAATGAACTACAATGTATGAGACTTACTGGAGGTCCATAGATTAGAATATGCCCAGGCAACGGAAGATTATAACTACTGAACAACATTCCAGAAGTAGGAGATAATAAAGCTTTCAACCCTGTAGGTTATCAGCAAAGTTAGAAATAAACAGTTATGCGCgcacacacacatatgtatatataatctGCTACAAGGGAAATGAATATTTCACGATCAAGCTGGAAGAACGTAAATAAATGACAGCAAACAGCCATTAAGCAATAAGTATAACTCAATGGTGGTGGCTTGGAAGGTTATTCACACATCCTTCTGCAGTCAAGCATGTTCAGTAGTTAATAAGTAGCAAAAAACTACATTTAGAAAGGTGAAGA comes from Henckelia pumila isolate YLH828 chromosome 4, ASM3356847v2, whole genome shotgun sequence and encodes:
- the LOC140862941 gene encoding peroxisomal ATPase PEX1, producing the protein MEFEVRIVGGGESCFVSLPLSLIQTLQSGYLPPVLALELRSGARHWHVAWCGSASTSPSSIEIAGQYAECISLSDRTLVRVRVVSNLPKATLVTIEPLTEDDWEILELNSELAESAILKQVGIVHEEMIFPLWLHGQTVVTFLVMSTFPKKPVVQLVPGTEVAVAPKIRKNPSLQSSERANSSVKLLLRVQDSDSECIYKYEENGVKVDVVFTSGIFIHPETAKNHSFGSLQLVVISSRLLSKESMNNLHSKSSKSEKEANNGNLNHKKHRHLVVRILLSESVARGHIILPQSLRLYLGAGLHSWVHVKTCNIEVKKDISQVSISPCHFKMYQDDKILEKSASEVLNNQKKHKQKDLLRRISSNPDIGVGDWSMHEKIVSSLSSVSSHVKSGEINAKNEEPHMKVGYRNGISTLLSAWCLAQIETVKSNAAEQVSSMVIGCKTLVHLRIKSPSLQRHVKVKTQSNRFPANRNKAEESWVDAVYVLSLSEESQNDDVVNAYELAFDENSEDNYISSSDVLLGKLQFGDLVSFLAPHETSPDFLCSDISSLDWMGTAPADVNNRLKALLSPTSGMLFSSYNLPLPGHILIYGPPGSGKSLLAKASAKYIEGCKDILAHVVFVSCSRLALEKSSNIHKALSSYVSEALDHSPSVIIFDDLDSIIAPSSDFEGSQSQTSAALIEFFTDILDEYEEKRRATCGIGPIAFIATSQSLTGVPQSLSSSGRFDFHVKLVVPAAAERSAILKYEIRKRSLQCSDDLLLDISSKCDGYDAYDLEILVDRTVHAAIGRLLSANSNSVQNEKPSLVKEDFMQALQNFLPVAMRDITKPSTDGGRSGWEDVGGLNDIRNAIKEMIELPSKFPNIFAQAPLRMRSNVLLYGPPGCGKTHIVGAAAAACSLRFISVKGPELLNKYIGASEQAVRDIFSKAAAAAPCLLFFDEFDSIAPKRGHDNTGVTDRVVNQFLTELDGVEVLTGVFVFAATSRPDLLDAALLRPGRLDRLLFCDFPSRRERLDILAVLSRKLPMAGDVNLEDVAYVTEGFSGADLQALLSDTQLEAVHKLLDSEGGNTSGKMPVITDALLKSVASMAKPSVADAEKRRLYDIYGQFLDAKRSVTAQSRDAKGKRATLA